One Keratinibaculum paraultunense genomic window carries:
- a CDS encoding YhcN/YlaJ family sporulation lipoprotein: MKGRYRYIIGFILITILCSIFLASCKVEKHTGEEDMKEDVIINVGGKDYDILVRSENISNIVVDLYGIDNATSIIFNDVVVVAVEMAEDATFNDDVKEMIMNTVLENDVMIRQVFITDNKKVFDQIESIIESLANGRPYDEHVKEINRIIDKLKKE, translated from the coding sequence TTGAAAGGAAGATATAGGTATATTATTGGGTTTATTTTAATTACAATATTATGTAGTATATTTTTGGCAAGTTGCAAGGTTGAGAAACATACTGGTGAAGAAGATATGAAAGAAGATGTAATAATAAATGTAGGTGGTAAGGATTATGATATATTAGTTCGTTCTGAAAATATATCTAATATAGTAGTTGATTTATACGGCATAGATAATGCAACTTCCATTATTTTTAATGATGTAGTTGTGGTGGCAGTAGAAATGGCTGAAGATGCTACTTTTAACGATGATGTAAAGGAGATGATAATGAATACTGTATTAGAAAACGATGTTATGATTAGGCAGGTGTTCATAACGGATAATAAAAAAGTATTTGACCAAATAGAAAGTATCATAGAATCTTTAGCCAATGGGAGACCTTATGATGAACATGTCAAAGAAATAAATAGGATAATAGACAAACTAAAAAAAGAATAA
- a CDS encoding insulinase family protein: MDIRLRRKNIEQGINLNLIFTDKFKANLLNIYFVMPLTRKDVTKNALLYLVLKRRIEDLLVQKKLEELNCSSLSVRLLKEGEKQVISFSVEGPRLKSYKDKANFMELINILKSLIYNPYPVEDVFSQKNILKEKDYLKGIIENRIKDEKTYSLERCIEEMYKNENFSLHYFGYIEDLDVIDNQTLYEHYHKVLSKAVIEIFYIGDFDEDLIKYTIDFFKQEREDVFKLKREFVNGNVYIKNMVYENRYLEPGRLVLGYRSGIPYESFLYNGLMIASKILDIKLKNMDYNINCIICKHKSCMIIEGYVFSKDFEVTLDNIRTEIENMKKGFFTKEDVAFSKGLIRNGISYIYENKLLLSDFYFSNIIMEDNRTIEEILLGIDMISNKDIMEAFQQIKADTIYFLGNPI, translated from the coding sequence TTGGATATAAGATTAAGAAGAAAAAATATTGAACAAGGTATTAATCTTAATTTAATTTTTACAGACAAATTTAAAGCTAATTTACTAAATATCTATTTTGTTATGCCTTTAACAAGAAAAGATGTTACTAAGAATGCATTATTGTATTTGGTATTAAAAAGGAGAATAGAGGATTTACTGGTGCAAAAAAAATTAGAAGAACTAAATTGTTCCAGTTTAAGTGTAAGATTATTAAAGGAGGGAGAAAAACAAGTTATAAGTTTTTCTGTTGAAGGACCAAGATTGAAAAGTTATAAGGATAAAGCAAATTTTATGGAGTTAATAAATATACTCAAATCTTTAATATACAATCCATATCCTGTAGAAGATGTTTTTAGTCAAAAGAATATACTAAAGGAAAAAGATTACTTAAAGGGAATTATTGAAAATAGGATTAAAGATGAAAAGACTTATTCTTTAGAACGTTGTATTGAAGAGATGTATAAAAACGAAAATTTTAGTCTCCATTATTTTGGATATATAGAGGATTTAGATGTAATTGATAATCAAACACTTTATGAACATTATCATAAAGTATTGTCTAAGGCAGTTATTGAAATATTTTATATTGGAGATTTTGATGAGGATTTAATAAAGTATACAATAGACTTTTTTAAGCAGGAAAGAGAAGATGTATTTAAACTTAAAAGAGAATTTGTTAATGGGAATGTGTATATTAAAAACATGGTCTATGAAAATAGATACTTGGAACCAGGACGATTGGTACTTGGATATAGAAGTGGAATACCCTATGAATCTTTTTTATATAATGGACTAATGATAGCTAGTAAAATTTTAGATATTAAATTAAAAAACATGGATTATAATATCAATTGTATAATTTGTAAACATAAATCTTGTATGATAATAGAAGGGTATGTATTTTCAAAGGATTTTGAAGTAACATTAGATAATATAAGAACAGAGATTGAAAATATGAAGAAAGGTTTTTTTACAAAAGAAGATGTAGCTTTTTCTAAAGGACTTATAAGGAATGGTATTAGTTATATATATGAAAACAAATTATTATTATCAGATTTTTATTTTAGCAATATTATTATGGAGGATAATAGAACAATTGAGGAAATATTATTGGGTATAGATATGATTAGTAATAAAGATATAATGGAGGCTTTTCAACAAATCAAAGCTGATACTATATATTTTTTAGGAAATCCCATATAA
- the lgt gene encoding prolipoprotein diacylglyceryl transferase, with product MNPVAFKIFGIEIMWYGILIAIGVVLGAILALREAERIGIGEDNLIDLLLYAIPLALIGARIYYVAFTWDYFKQNPKEILNFRGGGLAIHGAIIASIIVAIVFSRKRNLDFWKIADVCAPSLALGQAIGRWGNYINQEAYGIPTDLPWGIIIDGVKVHPTFLYESIGDFLIFLFLIWYRRNKSKVSGEVFLLYLILYSSIRFFIEGLRTDSLMVGPLRVAQLVSIIGIIIPLIYFNIRRKSKK from the coding sequence ATGAATCCTGTAGCGTTTAAAATTTTTGGTATAGAGATTATGTGGTACGGTATATTAATAGCAATAGGAGTAGTTTTAGGGGCTATTTTAGCATTAAGAGAAGCTGAGAGAATAGGAATTGGTGAAGATAATTTAATTGATTTATTATTGTATGCTATTCCCTTGGCTTTGATTGGTGCTAGAATTTATTATGTAGCTTTCACTTGGGATTATTTTAAACAAAATCCAAAGGAGATATTGAATTTTAGAGGTGGAGGATTAGCTATTCATGGAGCTATAATAGCTAGTATTATAGTAGCTATAGTATTTTCACGAAAGAGAAATTTAGATTTTTGGAAAATAGCAGATGTGTGTGCTCCTAGTTTGGCATTAGGTCAAGCTATAGGACGCTGGGGAAATTATATAAATCAAGAGGCTTATGGAATTCCTACAGATTTACCCTGGGGCATAATAATTGATGGAGTAAAAGTTCATCCTACATTTTTATATGAGTCTATAGGGGACTTTTTAATTTTTTTATTCTTAATATGGTATAGGAGAAATAAGTCAAAAGTATCTGGGGAAGTTTTTTTGTTATATTTAATATTATATTCAAGTATCAGGTTTTTTATAGAAGGACTTAGAACGGATAGTTTAATGGTAGGACCTTTGAGAGTAGCACAATTGGTAAGTATTATAGGGATTATAATACCCCTTATATATTTTAATATCCGTAGGAAAAGTAAAAAATAA
- the mraZ gene encoding division/cell wall cluster transcriptional repressor MraZ: MFIGEYQHTIDDKGRLIIPSKFREDLGDEFIMTKGLDNCLFVYPKEEWMILEAKLRALPLTNRDARAFVRFFFSGASECTLDKQGRVLIPSNLREHARLSKDGVIIGVSTRIEIWSKEEWDKYNEDDSLSYDNIAEKMAELGI; this comes from the coding sequence ATGTTTATTGGAGAATATCAACATACAATAGATGATAAGGGTAGATTAATAATTCCATCTAAATTCCGTGAGGATTTGGGTGATGAATTTATCATGACTAAGGGATTAGACAATTGTCTTTTTGTATATCCGAAAGAGGAATGGATGATATTAGAAGCAAAGTTAAGAGCTTTACCCCTTACCAATAGAGATGCAAGGGCTTTTGTAAGGTTTTTCTTTTCAGGGGCTTCAGAATGTACATTAGATAAGCAAGGTCGAGTTCTTATACCTAGCAACTTAAGAGAACATGCAAGGCTTTCAAAGGATGGAGTTATTATTGGAGTTTCTACTAGAATTGAAATTTGGAGTAAAGAGGAATGGGATAAATATAATGAAGATGATAGTTTAAGTTATGATAATATTGCTGAAAAGATGGCAGAATTGGGAATTTAA
- the rsmH gene encoding 16S rRNA (cytosine(1402)-N(4))-methyltransferase RsmH, which yields MKFEHKPVLLKEAVEGLNIREDGIYVDGTVGGAGHSIEIVNKLTTGKLIGIDQDINALNKAKDVLEDHLDKVILIHDNYVNIENILLNLGIEKVDGVLLDLGVSSHQLDERERGFSYQKDAPLDMRMDNTQKLSAWDVVNTYSERDLERIIWEYGEERWAKRIAQFIIDERRKKSIDTTLQLVEIIKNAIPKKVRMEGHHPAKKTFQAIRIEVNKELEVLKLAIPSINKMLNKGGRLCIITFHSLEDRIVKETFKELNKDCICPPEFPICICDKKRELKIITKKPIIPTEKEIAENPRARSAKLRIGERI from the coding sequence TTGAAATTTGAACATAAACCTGTATTACTTAAAGAGGCAGTAGAAGGGTTAAATATAAGGGAAGATGGGATATATGTAGATGGTACTGTAGGTGGAGCTGGTCATTCTATTGAAATAGTAAACAAATTAACAACAGGAAAACTTATAGGGATAGATCAGGATATAAATGCGTTAAATAAGGCAAAAGATGTGTTAGAAGACCATTTAGATAAAGTAATATTAATACATGATAATTATGTAAACATAGAAAATATATTATTAAATTTAGGAATAGAGAAAGTTGATGGAGTACTACTAGACTTAGGAGTTTCTTCTCATCAATTAGATGAGAGGGAAAGAGGATTTTCTTATCAAAAAGATGCACCATTGGATATGAGGATGGATAATACTCAAAAATTGTCAGCTTGGGATGTAGTAAATACTTATTCAGAGAGGGATTTAGAAAGGATAATTTGGGAATATGGAGAAGAGAGATGGGCAAAAAGAATTGCGCAATTTATAATTGATGAAAGAAGAAAAAAGTCTATAGATACAACATTACAGTTGGTTGAGATTATAAAAAATGCTATACCTAAAAAGGTAAGAATGGAAGGGCATCATCCTGCAAAGAAAACTTTTCAAGCTATAAGAATTGAAGTAAATAAAGAGTTGGAGGTACTAAAATTAGCTATACCTAGTATAAATAAGATGCTTAATAAGGGTGGACGTTTATGTATTATTACTTTTCATTCTTTAGAAGATAGAATAGTGAAAGAAACTTTTAAGGAGTTAAATAAGGATTGTATTTGTCCACCTGAATTTCCTATTTGTATTTGTGACAAGAAGAGAGAATTGAAAATAATAACTAAGAAGCCAATTATACCCACAGAAAAAGAAATTGCAGAAAATCCACGAGCTAGGAGTGCAAAATTGAGAATTGGTGAGAGAATTTAA
- a CDS encoding penicillin-binding transpeptidase domain-containing protein, translated as MIAPSNVSKKRLVIVFVIVLIAILALIIRLGYIQIVTGEELKKDALKQWTRGIEIKPKRGIIYDRNGKKLAINISSYTVWASPADIKNPKETAKKVAEVLDMDENIVYEKITKKTNIEKIKQWISKEEAKELRNLNLSGINIVDDNKRFYPYEDFAAYILGFTSIDNDGLYGVEKTYDKYLSGSPGRWVKVTDAKGRQLPYDGERIFEPQDGLNVVLTVDEVIQHFAEKAAKESLITTKAKNVSIIIMEPKTGDILALANLPQYNPNNPREPLDDAKKEEWKNLPQDELEKRWYDMWRNFAINDAYEPGSTFKTIVASAAIEENIANADTKFYCNGFIRDIPGAVLKCSRWYNPHGPQTLKEGMENSCNIVFVELGRKLGKEKLYKYIKAFGFGEPTGIELTGEQGGIIPYNTDIIKEINLATMSYGHGIAVTPMQLINAVSAIANGGNLMQPRLVSHLIDNEGNIVKTNEPKVKRQVISKSTSETMLDMMESVVSKGTGTNAYVPGYRVAGKTGTAQKIIDGKYAPGKYISSFVAVAPANDPKIAVLVILDEPQGIYYGGSVAAPVAGKIIEETLSYLDIKPEFTEEEKKQFEYMEKVPDVRNKTIEEAGKILMEHGFRYTTDTYNISEKSKVIDQFPLPETEVSKGSVIDLYLDEDTKMQQKVIMPNLIGKSREDVINILENLKLKYHFKGKGKAIIQRPEPGTEVDINSIVEVEFSN; from the coding sequence TTGATTGCACCTAGTAATGTTTCAAAAAAAAGATTGGTAATTGTTTTTGTGATTGTATTAATAGCTATACTAGCTTTAATTATTAGATTAGGATATATACAAATAGTAACTGGGGAAGAATTGAAGAAAGATGCGTTGAAACAATGGACTAGAGGCATTGAAATTAAGCCTAAGAGAGGAATAATCTATGATAGAAATGGGAAAAAACTTGCTATAAATATTAGCTCTTATACTGTGTGGGCAAGTCCTGCAGACATAAAAAATCCTAAAGAAACAGCTAAAAAAGTAGCAGAAGTTTTAGATATGGATGAAAATATAGTTTATGAGAAGATAACTAAAAAGACAAATATAGAAAAGATAAAACAATGGATATCTAAGGAAGAAGCTAAAGAGTTAAGAAATTTAAATTTATCAGGTATAAACATAGTAGATGATAATAAAAGATTTTATCCATATGAAGATTTTGCAGCATATATATTAGGTTTTACCAGTATAGATAATGATGGTTTATATGGTGTAGAAAAGACCTATGATAAATATTTATCTGGTAGTCCAGGAAGATGGGTTAAAGTTACTGATGCTAAAGGAAGACAATTGCCTTATGATGGTGAAAGAATATTTGAACCGCAAGACGGATTAAATGTAGTTTTGACAGTAGATGAAGTTATACAACATTTTGCTGAAAAAGCAGCAAAGGAATCTTTGATTACAACTAAAGCAAAAAATGTATCCATAATTATAATGGAACCAAAAACAGGGGATATATTAGCTTTAGCAAATTTACCTCAATATAATCCTAATAATCCTAGAGAACCTTTAGATGATGCTAAAAAAGAAGAATGGAAGAACCTACCGCAAGACGAGTTAGAAAAAAGATGGTATGATATGTGGAGGAATTTTGCCATAAATGATGCATATGAACCGGGTTCTACTTTTAAAACAATTGTAGCATCAGCAGCTATTGAAGAAAATATTGCTAATGCAGATACAAAATTTTATTGTAATGGTTTTATTAGAGATATACCTGGAGCAGTATTGAAATGTTCCCGATGGTACAATCCTCATGGACCACAGACTTTAAAAGAAGGCATGGAAAATTCTTGTAATATTGTATTTGTGGAATTAGGGAGGAAATTAGGGAAAGAAAAACTATATAAATATATTAAAGCTTTTGGATTTGGGGAACCTACAGGTATAGAATTAACTGGTGAACAGGGAGGAATTATACCATATAATACTGATATTATAAAAGAAATAAATTTGGCTACTATGTCCTATGGGCATGGAATAGCTGTGACTCCTATGCAGCTCATAAACGCAGTTTCTGCCATAGCTAATGGTGGGAATTTAATGCAACCTAGATTGGTATCTCATTTAATTGATAATGAAGGGAATATAGTAAAAACAAATGAACCTAAAGTAAAAAGACAAGTGATCTCAAAGAGTACATCAGAAACAATGTTAGATATGATGGAATCAGTAGTTTCAAAAGGTACAGGAACAAATGCCTATGTTCCAGGATATAGGGTTGCAGGTAAAACTGGGACTGCCCAGAAGATAATAGATGGGAAATATGCACCTGGGAAATATATAAGTTCTTTTGTAGCTGTGGCTCCAGCAAATGATCCTAAAATTGCTGTATTGGTAATATTAGATGAGCCACAAGGAATATATTATGGAGGAAGTGTAGCTGCTCCAGTAGCAGGTAAAATTATAGAAGAGACTTTAAGCTATTTAGATATAAAACCAGAGTTTACAGAAGAGGAGAAAAAACAATTTGAATATATGGAAAAAGTTCCTGATGTGCGAAACAAGACTATAGAAGAAGCTGGTAAAATACTTATGGAACATGGATTTAGATATACTACTGATACTTATAATATATCAGAAAAGTCTAAAGTGATAGATCAATTTCCATTGCCAGAAACAGAAGTATCCAAAGGCTCCGTAATAGATCTTTATTTAGATGAAGATACTAAAATGCAACAGAAAGTTATAATGCCAAATTTAATAGGAAAGTCTAGAGAAGATGTAATAAATATATTGGAAAATTTAAAATTAAAATATCATTTTAAAGGGAAAGGAAAAGCTATAATACAAAGACCAGAACCAGGAACAGAAGTTGACATTAACTCCATTGTTGAAGTTGAGTTTTCTAATTAA
- a CDS encoding UDP-N-acetylmuramoyl-L-alanyl-D-glutamate--2,6-diaminopimelate ligase, with translation MKLKNLIEEYEIEILKGSTNICINGIEHDSRKISKGNMFVAIEGFTVDGHKYINEAIENGAICVVVQKEIAIGQDVTVVKVDDTKLALAKFSSIFYGEPSKKLNLIGVTGTNGKTSITYLIKSIFEASDKRTGIIGTMGIVIDNDVIDNTNTTPESNLTHKYLKEMVDKGIQFCAMEVSSHSLDLKRVEYMDFKVGIFTNLTEDHLDYHKDMENYYKSKLRLFNMTSGCNIINVDDEYGRRILKDLENSIPVITYGIEKKSDIYATNVVCHPKGVDFILNCPKGSIPINMKLLGKFNVYNVLAAAACAIYYDIDLFSIKKGIESINGIKGRFELVPIEEDYSVIIDFAHTPDGLEKVLSTIKQFAEGRIVVVFGAGGNRDRAKRPIMGETVAKYADLAIVTSDNPRYEDPDKIIEDIIVGIERVNGKYIPITDRKEAIKYALSNARPKDTILLAGKGHETYTIIKDKIIPFDEKQIVLDILKDIKE, from the coding sequence TTGAAACTTAAAAATTTAATAGAAGAATATGAAATTGAAATATTAAAAGGTAGTACAAATATATGCATTAATGGAATAGAACATGATTCTAGGAAAATAAGTAAAGGAAATATGTTTGTGGCAATAGAAGGTTTTACAGTAGATGGGCATAAGTACATTAATGAGGCTATAGAGAATGGGGCTATATGTGTTGTAGTTCAAAAGGAAATAGCAATTGGTCAAGATGTTACTGTTGTGAAAGTAGATGATACAAAATTAGCGTTGGCTAAATTTTCTTCAATATTTTATGGTGAACCTTCTAAGAAATTAAATTTAATAGGAGTTACAGGAACGAATGGGAAAACTTCAATTACATATTTGATTAAAAGTATATTTGAAGCATCTGACAAAAGAACAGGTATAATTGGTACCATGGGAATAGTTATAGACAATGATGTTATAGACAATACAAATACAACTCCAGAATCAAATTTAACTCATAAATATTTAAAGGAAATGGTAGATAAAGGTATCCAATTTTGTGCTATGGAAGTATCTTCTCATTCATTGGATTTAAAGAGAGTTGAATATATGGATTTTAAAGTAGGTATATTTACTAATTTAACAGAAGATCATTTGGATTATCATAAAGATATGGAAAACTATTATAAAAGCAAGTTAAGATTATTTAATATGACCAGTGGTTGTAATATTATTAATGTAGATGATGAATACGGAAGGAGAATTCTAAAGGATTTGGAAAATTCTATTCCAGTAATTACTTATGGAATAGAAAAAAAATCTGATATTTATGCTACTAATGTGGTTTGCCATCCAAAGGGAGTGGATTTTATATTAAATTGCCCAAAGGGCTCTATACCTATTAACATGAAATTACTTGGTAAATTTAATGTATATAATGTTTTAGCAGCAGCAGCATGTGCAATATATTATGATATAGATTTATTTAGCATAAAAAAAGGTATTGAATCTATTAACGGTATAAAGGGTAGATTCGAATTAGTGCCTATAGAAGAAGATTATAGTGTGATTATAGATTTTGCACATACTCCTGATGGATTAGAAAAAGTTTTATCTACTATTAAACAGTTTGCAGAAGGAAGAATAGTTGTAGTATTTGGAGCAGGAGGTAATAGAGATAGAGCTAAAAGACCCATAATGGGAGAAACAGTTGCAAAATATGCAGATTTAGCTATAGTAACATCGGACAATCCAAGGTATGAGGATCCTGATAAGATTATTGAGGATATAATAGTAGGGATAGAAAGAGTAAATGGAAAATATATTCCAATTACCGATAGGAAAGAGGCTATAAAATATGCTTTATCGAATGCTAGACCTAAAGACACTATATTATTAGCTGGAAAAGGTCATGAAACTTATACTATAATTAAAGATAAGATTATTCCATTTGATGAAAAACAGATAGTATTAGATATACTAAAAGATATAAAAGAATAA
- the mraY gene encoding phospho-N-acetylmuramoyl-pentapeptide-transferase — protein MVEYLDIIRTILISFIITIILGPIIIPLLKRHKIGQNVRDDGPKTHLAKSGTPTMGGIIMLIALLITTVTSGMLNRDMYILLISTFGFGLIGFIDDYLKVVNQSSLGLKPYQKLIGQIILAIILAIYQSQISMLGTKVIVPFLNNRYLDLGVLYVPFIAFVVVGTVNSVNLTDGLDGLASGVTLIVLSFFGLIALNWGMGSISIFSAALTGACLGFLIYNAYPAKVFMGDTGSMALGGAVAAIAILLNLPLMIPIVGGIYFVEALSVIIQVISYKLTGKRIFLMSPLHHHFEQKGWDETRIVVVFWSITVILCLIGVISLN, from the coding sequence ATGGTTGAATATTTAGATATAATTAGAACTATTCTTATTTCATTTATAATAACTATTATTTTAGGACCAATAATTATTCCTCTATTAAAAAGGCATAAAATTGGTCAAAACGTGAGAGATGATGGGCCAAAAACTCATCTTGCAAAATCTGGTACTCCTACTATGGGAGGAATAATAATGCTTATAGCATTACTTATAACTACTGTAACTTCTGGAATGTTGAATAGGGATATGTATATATTGCTGATATCCACTTTTGGATTTGGATTGATAGGATTTATTGATGATTATTTAAAAGTTGTCAATCAAAGTTCTTTAGGGCTTAAACCTTATCAAAAATTAATTGGTCAAATAATATTAGCTATAATTTTAGCAATTTATCAGTCTCAAATATCTATGTTGGGAACAAAGGTAATAGTTCCTTTCTTAAATAATAGATATTTGGATTTAGGTGTATTATATGTACCTTTTATTGCATTTGTAGTTGTGGGTACGGTAAATAGTGTAAATTTAACTGATGGATTAGACGGTTTGGCATCAGGGGTTACATTGATTGTATTATCGTTTTTTGGGCTAATTGCTCTTAATTGGGGAATGGGTAGTATATCGATATTTTCTGCAGCACTGACTGGTGCATGTTTAGGATTTTTAATATATAATGCTTACCCAGCTAAAGTATTTATGGGTGATACAGGCTCTATGGCTCTGGGTGGAGCAGTAGCAGCTATAGCAATACTATTAAATTTACCGCTGATGATCCCAATAGTTGGTGGGATATATTTTGTAGAAGCTTTATCAGTAATAATACAAGTAATTTCTTATAAACTTACTGGTAAAAGGATATTTTTAATGAGTCCTCTTCATCATCATTTTGAACAAAAAGGTTGGGATGAAACAAGGATTGTAGTAGTATTTTGGAGCATTACCGTTATATTATGTTTAATAGGAGTAATTAGTTTAAATTAA
- the murD gene encoding UDP-N-acetylmuramoyl-L-alanine--D-glutamate ligase codes for MDLNDKNILILGLGISGVSTVKALDKLGANIIVSDIKTQYELKNYIDKIKDIDIVYRLGTNEVSLENIDLIVKSPGVPLDLQVLKDAKSKGIEVITDLELAYRLNPNKNIIAITGTNGKTTTTTLTGEYFKKAGYNVFVVGNIGVGILWNMINSKDDDIFVIEASSFQLENTIEFKPKVSLILNLTPDHLNWHKTFENYIEAKKKIFKNQGKDEYTVLNYDDPLLRNMKDEVKSNLIWFSVKNKLSKGIYIEDGYIVIDDGIKVEKVLKTEDVKIIGEHNLENALASVAIAWIMGLDIDIIRDVLRTFPGVEHRIEYVTTIDEVKFYNDSKGTNSDASIKAIEAVDSPIILIAGGMDKGTEFDDLILSFKGKVKALVLLGETKYKLKETAIKHGFDKVYLVENMEEAVKKSFELAEQGDNVLLSPACASWDMYDSFETRGEHFKQIVYGLKEE; via the coding sequence ATGGATTTAAATGATAAAAATATACTTATATTAGGATTAGGAATCAGTGGGGTATCCACTGTTAAAGCATTAGATAAACTAGGAGCTAATATAATTGTTAGCGATATAAAAACTCAATATGAATTAAAAAATTATATAGATAAGATTAAAGATATAGATATAGTATATAGGTTAGGAACGAATGAAGTTTCTTTGGAGAATATAGATTTAATAGTAAAAAGTCCAGGAGTGCCTTTAGATTTACAGGTCTTAAAAGATGCCAAATCAAAGGGTATAGAAGTAATTACAGATTTAGAATTAGCTTATAGATTAAATCCTAATAAAAATATAATTGCTATTACTGGAACTAATGGCAAAACCACTACAACTACTTTAACAGGAGAATATTTTAAAAAAGCTGGATATAATGTTTTTGTAGTAGGCAATATTGGCGTAGGGATTTTATGGAATATGATAAATTCTAAAGATGATGATATATTTGTAATTGAAGCTAGTAGTTTCCAATTGGAAAATACTATTGAATTTAAACCAAAAGTAAGTTTAATATTAAATTTAACTCCAGATCATTTAAATTGGCATAAGACTTTTGAAAACTATATAGAAGCAAAGAAAAAAATATTTAAAAATCAAGGCAAAGATGAATACACGGTATTAAATTATGATGATCCTTTATTAAGGAATATGAAAGATGAAGTAAAATCTAATTTAATATGGTTTAGTGTGAAAAATAAGCTTTCTAAAGGAATATACATTGAAGATGGATATATTGTGATAGATGACGGAATAAAAGTTGAAAAAGTACTTAAAACTGAAGATGTAAAAATTATTGGAGAGCATAATTTAGAAAATGCCCTTGCTAGTGTAGCGATTGCATGGATCATGGGATTAGATATAGATATTATTAGAGATGTACTTAGAACTTTTCCTGGAGTAGAACACAGGATAGAATACGTAACTACTATAGATGAAGTCAAATTTTATAATGATTCTAAAGGTACAAATTCGGATGCTAGTATTAAAGCTATTGAAGCTGTAGATAGCCCTATTATATTAATAGCTGGAGGTATGGATAAGGGAACTGAATTTGATGACTTAATATTATCTTTTAAAGGTAAAGTTAAGGCACTAGTACTTTTAGGAGAAACTAAATATAAATTAAAGGAAACTGCAATTAAACATGGTTTTGATAAGGTTTATTTAGTAGAAAATATGGAAGAGGCAGTTAAAAAAAGCTTTGAGTTGGCTGAACAGGGAGATAATGTGTTGCTTTCTCCAGCATGTGCTAGTTGGGATATGTATGATAGTTTTGAAACTAGAGGGGAGCATTTTAAACAGATAGTATATGGTTTGAAGGAGGAATAG